One Thalassotalea sediminis DNA segment encodes these proteins:
- the rnhB gene encoding ribonuclease HII, with protein sequence MSKIELPPFTYPVAYRIAGVDEVGRGPLVGDVVTAAVILDPENPIEGLTDSKKLSEKKRNRLSDEIKEKATAWYIGRATPEEIDTLNILHATMLAMQRAVQGLSVEPDYVLVDGNRCPTFLGEAGKISTQSVVKGDLRVAEISAASIIAKVARDQEMIELDAQYPDYGFAKHKGYPTKVHLEKIVELGVLDCYRKSFKPVAALLNK encoded by the coding sequence ATGAGTAAAATTGAATTACCGCCATTTACTTATCCCGTTGCTTATCGAATCGCGGGTGTAGACGAAGTTGGCCGAGGCCCGCTTGTTGGTGACGTTGTTACGGCTGCAGTGATACTTGATCCAGAAAACCCCATCGAAGGTTTAACTGATTCAAAGAAACTATCTGAAAAAAAGCGCAATCGTCTATCTGATGAAATTAAAGAAAAAGCAACTGCGTGGTATATCGGTAGAGCGACACCTGAAGAAATTGACACGTTAAATATTTTGCATGCGACTATGCTTGCAATGCAGCGTGCAGTACAAGGGCTATCAGTAGAGCCAGATTATGTGCTTGTTGATGGCAATCGTTGTCCTACATTTTTGGGTGAAGCAGGAAAAATTTCTACGCAATCTGTTGTTAAAGGTGATTTACGAGTTGCGGAAATAAGTGCGGCCTCTATTATCGCCAAAGTCGCTCGTGATCAAGAAATGATCGAATTAGATGCTCAGTACCCTGATTATGGATTTGCGAAACATAAAGGTTACCCAACTAAAGTGCACCTCGAAAAAATTGTCGAACTCGGTGTACTAGACTGTTATCGTAAAAGCTTCAAACCTGTAGCTGCGTTACTCAATAAATAA